A DNA window from Actinokineospora baliensis contains the following coding sequences:
- a CDS encoding aminotransferase family protein, translating to MTTYPLIHPFTAMAAAPPPLIVKAMGARLTDADGKSYLDGVASLWNINLGHDNQDIKNAIRDQLDHVDYTTLFGLAHEPAVDYAQLLTSALPASLNRVHLVSGGSEAVETALKLAMALSRARHGRETVPHIVHLEKAYHGVSLGALSAMGMADNRALFEPLLSNFHAAASPYLYRHPEAPDAARVAKACAEDIDRVITRVLASSPAARVAAVLVEPVQGAGGIITPPEGYLRLVREICDARGVPLIVDEVATGFWRTGKLFAIEHEGVVPDLLTFGKASSGGYLPLGGVVVGDDVFDALGEFFGGSSLPHGFTFGGSPLACAAGVAAMRQYLAPGFGERVSATTAQLSRLAGPVGELATVGDVRQAGLMIGFELVEDRATRRPFPPEADIVRRVVREAREQGLVIRPVGSNTAPLMPPLTATDDELTEMVGALGKAIDTVTSAALG from the coding sequence GTGACCACTTATCCCCTGATACACCCGTTCACCGCCATGGCTGCGGCCCCGCCGCCGCTGATCGTCAAGGCGATGGGCGCCCGCCTGACCGATGCGGACGGAAAGTCCTACCTCGACGGCGTGGCCTCGCTGTGGAACATCAACCTCGGCCACGACAACCAGGACATCAAGAACGCCATCCGCGACCAGCTCGACCACGTCGACTACACCACCCTCTTCGGGCTCGCCCACGAACCCGCCGTGGACTACGCGCAGCTGTTGACCTCGGCGTTGCCCGCGAGCCTCAACCGGGTCCACCTGGTCAGCGGCGGATCGGAAGCGGTGGAAACCGCGCTCAAGCTGGCCATGGCGCTCTCCCGCGCGCGCCACGGCCGCGAGACGGTGCCGCACATCGTCCACTTGGAGAAGGCCTACCACGGGGTCTCGCTCGGTGCGCTGAGCGCGATGGGCATGGCGGACAACCGCGCGTTGTTCGAACCGCTGCTGTCCAACTTCCACGCCGCCGCGTCCCCCTACCTCTACCGCCACCCGGAGGCACCGGACGCGGCACGGGTCGCGAAAGCGTGTGCCGAGGACATCGACAGGGTGATCACCCGCGTCCTCGCGTCCTCGCCCGCCGCCCGCGTGGCGGCCGTTCTCGTCGAACCGGTGCAGGGCGCAGGGGGGATCATCACCCCGCCCGAGGGCTACCTGCGGCTCGTCCGCGAGATCTGCGACGCCCGGGGTGTACCGCTCATCGTCGACGAGGTGGCGACCGGATTCTGGCGCACCGGCAAGCTGTTCGCCATCGAGCACGAGGGGGTGGTTCCTGACCTGCTCACCTTCGGGAAGGCCTCCAGCGGCGGCTACCTGCCGCTGGGTGGCGTGGTGGTCGGTGACGACGTCTTCGACGCGCTCGGGGAGTTCTTCGGCGGCAGCTCGCTGCCGCATGGCTTCACCTTCGGCGGCTCGCCGCTGGCCTGCGCCGCCGGTGTGGCCGCGATGCGGCAGTACCTCGCTCCCGGGTTCGGCGAGCGGGTGAGCGCCACCACGGCACAGCTGTCGCGGCTCGCCGGACCCGTCGGCGAGCTCGCCACGGTCGGCGACGTCCGGCAGGCCGGGCTGATGATCGGCTTCGAGCTTGTCGAGGACCGGGCCACGCGGCGACCCTTCCCGCCCGAGGCCGACATCGTCCGCCGCGTCGTGCGCGAGGCCCGCGAGCAAGGGCTGGTGATCCGACCTGTCGGGTCCAACACCGCGCCCCTGATGCCGCCGCTGACCGCCACCGACGACGAGCTCACGGAGATGGTGGGCGCGCTCGGCAAGGCGATCGACACCGTGACGTCCGCGGCACTCGGGTGA
- a CDS encoding D-2-hydroxyacid dehydrogenase, producing MDLWDRRPAWRVPEATVRALEDLLPAPWSVRCVRGDTNGVGDGGRASAATVDAVRGAEVYIGYGIARETFLAATAEPGSRLRWVHSAGVGVRASLFPEMITSQVVLTNSRTVQSQAMAETAMAMLFHFARGLDYAVAGQAAVRWDPTPFDELRGIGEVEGTHLGVVGFGALGQQVANRATALGMRVTALRRHQGQDPHPHVRVVTGPDGLRELLSTCTAVVICLPDTPRTTGFIGGRELALLQPGTVLVNLSRGAVLDEVALLEALPRLRGAALDVVAKEPLDPNSPLWTAPNVLLTPHVSATTPRYWARQLALLVANFTRYLTGEPLLNRVDKSAGY from the coding sequence TTGGACCTGTGGGACCGCCGTCCGGCGTGGCGGGTTCCGGAAGCCACCGTCCGGGCGTTGGAGGACCTGCTGCCCGCCCCCTGGTCGGTCCGGTGCGTCAGGGGTGACACCAATGGCGTGGGGGACGGGGGCCGGGCCAGTGCGGCGACCGTAGACGCCGTGCGCGGTGCCGAGGTCTACATCGGGTACGGCATCGCCCGCGAGACCTTCCTCGCGGCGACGGCGGAGCCGGGCTCCAGGTTGCGCTGGGTCCACTCGGCCGGGGTTGGTGTCCGCGCCAGCCTCTTCCCGGAGATGATCACCTCACAGGTGGTCCTCACCAACTCACGAACGGTGCAGTCCCAGGCGATGGCGGAGACGGCGATGGCGATGTTGTTCCACTTCGCCCGTGGTCTGGACTACGCGGTCGCGGGACAGGCCGCGGTTCGCTGGGACCCCACGCCTTTCGACGAATTGCGCGGCATTGGTGAGGTGGAGGGCACGCACCTCGGTGTCGTCGGGTTCGGCGCGCTGGGACAGCAGGTGGCCAACCGCGCCACTGCCCTGGGCATGCGGGTCACCGCGCTGCGCAGGCATCAAGGGCAAGACCCACACCCGCACGTGCGGGTCGTCACCGGGCCGGATGGGCTGCGGGAATTGCTCAGCACGTGCACGGCGGTGGTGATCTGCCTGCCGGACACCCCGCGCACGACGGGTTTCATCGGCGGGCGCGAGCTCGCCCTGCTCCAGCCGGGGACCGTCCTGGTGAACCTCTCGCGCGGGGCGGTCCTGGACGAGGTGGCGTTGCTCGAAGCGCTCCCGCGACTTCGCGGTGCCGCACTCGATGTCGTCGCCAAGGAGCCGCTCGACCCGAACTCCCCGCTGTGGACGGCACCCAACGTGCTGCTGACCCCGCACGTCTCGGCGACCACGCCGCGGTACTGGGCTAGGCAACTGGCTTTGCTGGTGGCGAACTTCACCCGCTATCTCACCGGCGAACCCCTGCTCAACAGGGTCGACAAGTCCGCAGGATACTGA